The following DNA comes from Nicotiana sylvestris chromosome 10, ASM39365v2, whole genome shotgun sequence.
TTAGCCTCAGTTGGGAACTGTAGTTTATCTTGTAAACTCTGTTCTAGATGTGAATATATCATCTCTCCTTTAAAAGAAAGAACTCACATCTTCTACATCAATTTGGTGCGACAGAATGGTGACTTGAATGTTTAACTTTGCTGTTTTATTTCTGGATATTTATTATGGGTGAAGCATTAGCAGCGTTATCAGATAGGTTAATTTTTTGTCTTTATTCAGTTCCCTTCTTCTCCAGATATTGTATTTGCCAGAAATTGCCTTTTAAGTAAAAATATTACATGATCAATGTCTTAcatccagaccccacttgtgggattacactggattgttgttgttgttgatcaaTGTCTTATGTGATTTTCCTGTTTGTTTTACAGGTGACAAAGAGATGAAGTTTCTCTGAATTGGTCTTGTACATGGAGGAGAGCCATGGCATTTGCAAGCTTTAATGGCTCTCTTTGAAAGAGATGAGGAGGtgttctatttttgttttttcgTACCATTGTCAACTCTTATCTTATCATCAATACTTGGGTTCTGTGATAAAACACACCTCATTCTCTTGCTTTTCAACTAATTGTGCGGTTGAAAAGCTTTCTTTCCTTCCTTTAACTGCTGCGAGACCCTTTCCAGATTATTCGCCTAAAAAAGCCTCCATTAGAGACTCTGAACTCGTGCATCACGTAGCAACTTCTATTAAGCAACGTTACTCTGAGCACATTCACCGTGTTTTAAAGCCCTTTGAATCAAAAATCAGACCTGACCACATCATTTGGGTTCTCATGAATGTGAAGAATGATTACAAACTAGTTCTGGATTTCTTTGACTGGTGGTGTCAACGGAAGGACCCGTCAATTGAAGTCCGTTGTATTGTCGTGCATATTGCCGCTGCTCAAAAAGATGCAAGGACAGCACGTAGGCTTATCCATGATTTCTGGACAAGACCCAGTGTAGATGTGACAGTTTTCTTCTCTCAGTTTCTTGAAAAATTAATATACACTTATAAGGATTGGGGTTCTAATCCATATGTTTTTGATATTTTCTTCCAAGTGCTTGTTGAGTTGGGAATTCTAGATTGTGCAAGAAAACTTTTTGATAAGATGTTGCACTATGGCTTGGTTTTATCTGTCTCTTCATGTAACTTATTTCTTTCTCGTCTCTCACATGATATTGAGGGGCACAAAATGATGCTTAAGGTATTTAATGAATTTTCGGAAGTGGGTGTTTGCTGGGATAATGAATCTCATAATATAATGATCCATTCTCTTTGTCAGATAGGAAAAGTTAAAGAAGCTCATAACTTACTCCTGCAAATGGAGCTGAGGGGCTGTATGCCTGAAATTGTAAGTTACAGCACCGTGATTAATGGATACTGTGCTACTGGACAGCTTGAACAAGTCTTGAAGATCATCAAAGAAATGCAAGTAAAAGGATTGAAGCCAAATGCTTTTACTTTTAACAGTATAATTCTTCTTTTGTCTAAGACTGGCAAAGTGCTTGACGCCGAGAAAATCCTGAGGGAGATGACTTCCCAGGGAGTCGCTCCAGATAATGTTGTTTACACAACTCTTATAGATGGCTTCTGCAAAACtgggaacataagtgctgcataCAGACTGTTCAATGAGATGCAGTGTTTTAACATTACTCCTGATTTGGTAACATATACTGTCCTTATTTCTGGTCTGTGTCAAACTGGAAAAATTGGTGAAGCAAATACGCTCTTAAATGATATGCTTGGCCGGGGATTAGAACCTGATGAATTCATTTATACTGCGCTTATTGATGGTTATTGCAAGGCAGGGGAGATAAGGGCAGCCTTTTCTCTTCACAACAAAATGGTTCAGATGCAGTTGGCGCCAAATATTGTGACTTACACTGCACTGGTAGATGGGCTCTGTAAACTAGGGGAACTTGATACAGCACACGAACTTCTCCATGAGATGTGTGGAAAGGGTCTTGAACTGAATATCTACACATACAACTCACTTGTTAATGGTCTTTGTAAAGCTGGAGATGTAGAGCAAGCAGTAAAGTTAATGAAAGATATGGAAGCTGCAGGGATCCACCCTGATACTTTTACTTATACTACTCTAATGGATGCATATTGCAAATCTGGAGAGATGGGCGAGGCTCATGGACTACTACGTCAAATGTTGCTCAGAGGACTTCAACCAACAATAGTTACATTCAATGTTCTGATGAATGGTTTTTGTATGTCAGGGATGCTAGAAGAGGGTGATAAACTGTTGAAGTGGATGTTGGAGAAGGGCATAATACCAAATGCTACCACCTACAATTCTCTTCTGAAGCAGTACTGCGTTCGAAATAATATGCGTATGACGTCAGAAATTTATAAGGGGATGCTGGGCCAAGGAGTTGTACCAGATGCCAATACCTTTAACATATTGATACGAGGACATTGCAAAGCTAGAAATATGAAAGAGGCTTGGTTTTTGCACAAGGAAATGATCAAGAAGGGATTTACTCCCACGGTAGATACTTATCATGCACTCATCAAAGGTTTTTTAAAGAGGAAAAAGTATTCTGAGGCCAAAGAAATGTTTGAAGAGATGAGAAGGGAAGGTTTGTTGGCAGATAAAGAACTTTACTCCATCTTTGCGGATATGAACTATGAATTAGGGAACTTTGATTTGGCGCTTGAGCTTTGTGATGAAGCATTAGAAAAGTGTGTCTCAGACAAGACTGATAACAGGAATACATGATAGTTCTCTGTGATTTAAATCTTCTGATAAAAGAGTTTCAGCTGTATTTGTGCTGCTACAGAAAGCAGGAACCTGAAATTGTAGTCATCATCCAAGAACCTTGGTAAATCTTCCACACCATAGAAGAATAAGCTTCCATAAGAATTATGCTAAAGTTTGACTAGCTTACTGCTAGATATTCTTCTTTAGTTAGCGTACCAAATACTTCAGCACgtagtctttttctttttcggggATAAATCAGCTTCAAATTTGTTGTTTCAGGTCTCTTGAGCTACAGCAATATATAGATTGGCTGACTGTTGGTCAAAATTTGGTACCAGCATATGGGAAAATCACTAGTCATTGAAGC
Coding sequences within:
- the LOC104220808 gene encoding pentatricopeptide repeat-containing protein At1g05670, mitochondrial, whose translation is MRRCSIFVFSYHCQLLSYHQYLGSVIKHTSFSCFSTNCAVEKLSFLPLTAARPFPDYSPKKASIRDSELVHHVATSIKQRYSEHIHRVLKPFESKIRPDHIIWVLMNVKNDYKLVLDFFDWWCQRKDPSIEVRCIVVHIAAAQKDARTARRLIHDFWTRPSVDVTVFFSQFLEKLIYTYKDWGSNPYVFDIFFQVLVELGILDCARKLFDKMLHYGLVLSVSSCNLFLSRLSHDIEGHKMMLKVFNEFSEVGVCWDNESHNIMIHSLCQIGKVKEAHNLLLQMELRGCMPEIVSYSTVINGYCATGQLEQVLKIIKEMQVKGLKPNAFTFNSIILLLSKTGKVLDAEKILREMTSQGVAPDNVVYTTLIDGFCKTGNISAAYRLFNEMQCFNITPDLVTYTVLISGLCQTGKIGEANTLLNDMLGRGLEPDEFIYTALIDGYCKAGEIRAAFSLHNKMVQMQLAPNIVTYTALVDGLCKLGELDTAHELLHEMCGKGLELNIYTYNSLVNGLCKAGDVEQAVKLMKDMEAAGIHPDTFTYTTLMDAYCKSGEMGEAHGLLRQMLLRGLQPTIVTFNVLMNGFCMSGMLEEGDKLLKWMLEKGIIPNATTYNSLLKQYCVRNNMRMTSEIYKGMLGQGVVPDANTFNILIRGHCKARNMKEAWFLHKEMIKKGFTPTVDTYHALIKGFLKRKKYSEAKEMFEEMRREGLLADKELYSIFADMNYELGNFDLALELCDEALEKCVSDKTDNRNT